In one window of Polaromonas naphthalenivorans CJ2 DNA:
- a CDS encoding aminotransferase class V-fold PLP-dependent enzyme: MPGLLPNIDPDGLLEFSVVYTDRALNHMSRSFQGVMNDISSILKEVYKAHSVALVPGSGTYGMEAVARQFATARHVLVIRNGWFSYRWTQIFDMGNIPASSTVLKARQLGAGAQAPWAPAPIADVQAAIAREKPAVVFAPHVETASGMILPDDYLRAVADAVHEAGGLFVLDCIASGAMWVDMQATGVDVLISAPQKGWSSSPCCAMVMLSERARVAIDGTTSTSFACDLKKWLQIMETYEKGGHAYHATLPTDALTRLRAAMQETQAYGFAKVKAEQVALGEKVRALFESRGLPSVAAVGFKAPGVVVSYTTDPEIQSGRKFLDQGLQTAAGVPLQCDEGADFMTFRVGLFGLEKWHQVERTVGQLAAALDRIGLVAPVGEAVAG; the protein is encoded by the coding sequence ATGCCCGGACTATTGCCCAACATCGACCCCGACGGCCTGCTTGAATTTTCGGTGGTGTACACCGACCGCGCACTCAACCACATGTCGCGCAGCTTCCAGGGCGTGATGAACGACATCTCAAGCATCCTCAAGGAGGTGTACAAGGCGCATTCCGTGGCGCTGGTGCCCGGCAGCGGCACCTACGGCATGGAAGCCGTGGCGCGCCAGTTCGCCACGGCCAGGCATGTGCTGGTCATCCGCAATGGCTGGTTCAGCTACCGCTGGACGCAGATTTTCGACATGGGGAACATCCCGGCATCGTCCACCGTGCTCAAGGCCCGCCAGTTGGGCGCGGGCGCCCAGGCCCCGTGGGCACCCGCGCCGATTGCCGACGTGCAGGCCGCCATCGCCCGCGAAAAGCCCGCCGTCGTCTTTGCCCCGCATGTCGAAACCGCCTCCGGCATGATCCTGCCAGACGACTATCTGCGCGCCGTGGCCGACGCCGTGCATGAAGCGGGCGGCTTGTTCGTGCTCGACTGCATCGCCTCGGGCGCGATGTGGGTCGATATGCAGGCGACCGGCGTGGACGTGCTGATTTCCGCGCCGCAAAAAGGCTGGAGCAGTTCGCCGTGCTGCGCCATGGTCATGCTCAGCGAGCGCGCCCGGGTCGCCATCGACGGCACCACCAGCACCAGCTTTGCCTGCGACCTGAAGAAGTGGCTGCAGATCATGGAAACCTATGAAAAAGGCGGCCACGCCTACCACGCGACCCTGCCGACCGACGCGCTGACGCGCCTGCGCGCCGCCATGCAGGAAACGCAGGCCTATGGGTTCGCCAAGGTGAAGGCCGAGCAAGTTGCGCTGGGCGAAAAGGTGCGCGCGCTGTTTGAAAGCCGAGGCCTGCCCAGCGTGGCAGCCGTTGGCTTCAAGGCGCCCGGCGTGGTCGTCAGCTACACCACCGACCCCGAGATCCAGTCCGGCCGCAAGTTCCTCGACCAGGGCCTGCAGACCGCTGCCGGCGTGCCGCTGCAGTGCGACGAAGGGGCGGACTTCATGACCTTTCGCGTCGGGCTGTTCGGGCTGGAGAAGTGGCACCAGGTGGAGCGCACTGTGGGGCAACTGGCGGCGGCGCTGGACCGGATCGGCTTGGTGGCGCCCGTGGGCGAGGCGGTCGCTGGCTGA